CAGATCAAACCAATCTGCTTGCATTAAATGCAGCTATAGAAGCAGCACGTGCGGGTGAACACGGACGCGGATTTGCCGTAGTCGCCGATGAGGTTAGAAAACTTGCCGAGCGAACTCAAAAATCTCTTACTGAAATTAACACTACTATAAGTATCATAGTTCAATCAACGGTAACTGCAAGCGAGCAGATGAATTCTAACTCAGAGGCTATGAATGAATTAGCTTCCGCAGCCGCATTAGTAGAAGAAAAAATAAATTTTACTACAGAAATTGTAAACAATGCCACACAGGCAAGCGATAAAACAGTAGTCGATTTTGAAAATACAAGTGAATATCTTCAAGAGATTATACAAGGTATAAATGAGATAAACGATATATCTATATCTAATTCAAGAAGTGTCGAAGAGATATCTATCGCTACCGAGCATCTAAATAAAATGACAGAGACTCTTACCGAAAAACTTGAACATTTTAAAACTTGATTTTATAAGTGAGTAGTTGTGTAGCATATCAAATATAGATATGTTACATATATTCACATATAATTAAAGTTATTTAAGAGAATTCTAATTATAGCAATAATGCTATGTTCATGCTATTTTCCAATTTTACTATTAGAATGTTAATTATTTCTAACAAAAGGAATGGGATGAAAAGAATAGTATTAAGTGCAATGACATTAGGACTTCTAAGTTCTGTTAATGTTCAGGCGGCTGAAGATTTATCTACAATGTTCAGTGAAGGTAAGGCTAGTGGTCAAATTCGTGCTTTTAGTATCTCAAGAAGTGTAGAAGATACTAGAATTTCAAAACAAGACTATACAAGAGATGCAAATGCAATCGGCGGTCATTTAAAATTTGAAACTGCAGACTTTAAGGGTTTAAGTTTCGGTACTGCTTTTTACACTACAAACGGTTTGTTTAACGATAGTGATAAAACTAATTATAATAAAGTAGATCCAACTCTACTTGGTCCTGACAATGAAGCGTATTCAATTTTGGGCGAGGCCTACGTACAGTATAAAATAGGAAATACCGTATTTAAAATGGGTCGCCAAAAATTAAATACTCCACTTGCGGGTAGCGATGATGCTCGTATGCTTCCAAACTTATTTGAAGCGTATTTAATGATAAACTCAGATATTCCAAATACGACTTTAATTGCAGGTCATGTTACAAAGTTTGCTCAAGGTACTTTCGGACGTGCTTATAACGGTGGTATTTTGGCAACTACAGCAGGGTACTCGGCTGTTGACTCTAGAGATAAAGTCGGTGATTTTGAAAATATGGGTGGATATGCAGTAGGTAAAAACACGGACGGCGTATCCGTAGTAGCTGCTTCATATAAAAACGGTGCGATTAAAGCTCAGGTTTGGGACTACTACGCACACGATATCTTAAATGCTATTTATGCCGATGCATCTGTATCATGGACTTGTTTATTAAGCGATGCGGTAAAACCTTTTGCTGCGGTTCAAGTAATTAATGAAAACGGTGTTGGAGATAAATTAGTTAAAAACATTGCAGGTAACGGTGATATTGATTCACTTTATTATGCGGCTAAGTTTGGTGCAAATGTTGGAAATTTCACTGCATATGTAGCTTACTCTGAACAAAGCGATACTAATAATCCAAATGAGATAGTTAATAGTGCTACTATAACTCCATGGGGTGGTATGCCTGCATTTACTCAAGGTATGGTTACTCGTCATATGTTTTTAGCAGGAACAAAAGCTACGAAACTTGCAGCTTCTTACAACTTTAAAGATTTAGGTCTTAAAGCAGTTGGATATTATGCAACTTTTGATATGGATAACAACAACGGTTATACCGAAGATGATGCTTCTGAAATAGGTTTTGATTTTATTTATAATATGAAAGCCGTAAAAGGTTTACAACTTCGTTTACGCGGTAACTTTGCAGATGATTTTTATGCTAAAAAGACTGATGCAAATCCAACTTTAAACGGTGCTGTTTCTTGGAGTGAATATAGATTTATAGCTAACTATAATTTCTAATTTTAAAAGCGACTGCTCGCTTGGGCTTCACGCCGAGAGAAACTAAGCGTTAGCGTAACCAAAAGAATTACTTCTTTTGGTGTATTAAATAAATAAAAGGAAAATTTTATGGAAAAAGAACTTGTTGAAAAAATCAAAGCAAATCCTGATTACCAAAAGCTAGTTCAAACTAGAAACGGTTTTGCTGTTAAGTTAACAATCGCAATGTTAGTAGTGTATTTTGCATTTATTTTAACTATTGCATTTGATCCTGCTGTACTTGGTGCTCCTCTAGGTGCTGATACCGTTACGACTATCGGTATCCCTATAGGTATAGCTATTATTGTTTTTGCATTTATACTAACTGGTATATATACAAAAAGAGCAAACTCTGAGTTTGATGATTTAGCTAACGCTGTAAAAAAATCGGTTGGAGAGGACTAATATGTTTAATAGAATATTTTTATTTTTAATTTTAGGTGCCGTAGCTGTAATGGCAGGTGGTGCGATAGAGGGTGAAATAGCAAAGCAAGAACTTAACTTATCTGCTATTATCATGTTTTTATTATTTGTCGGTGGTACTTTAGGTATCACTTATTGGGCTGCAAAGCGTACAAAATCTGCAAAAGATTTCTATACGGCAGGTGGTGGAATCACAGGTTTCCAAAACGGTATGGCAATTGCGGGTGATTATATGTCTGCTGCGTCATTCCTAGGTATTTCCGGTCTTGTATATCTAAAAGGTTACGATGGTCTTATCTACTCAATCGGTTTCTTGGTTGGTTGGCCAATTATCCTTTTCTTAATTGCAGAGCCTTTAAGAAACTTAGGTAAATATACTTTTGCCGACGTTGCATCTTATAGACTTCGTCAAACACCTATCCGTACGTTAGCGGCATCTGGTTCTATCGCAACTGTTATCCTTTATCTAATTGCTCAAATGGTTGGTTCGGGTAAATTAATCCAGTTACTATTTGGTTTAGAGTATGAAATTGCAGTAATATTAGTCGGTGTACTTATGGTACTTTATGTAACGTTTGGTGGTATGCTTGCTACTACATGGGTACAGATTATTAAGGCGTTTTTACTACTTTCAGGTGCTACTTTCATGGCTGTAGCTGTTATGGCGCACTATGACTTTAACTTCGGATCGTTGTTTGCAAAAGCTGTTGAAATGAAAGGTGTTGAAGTAATGAGTCCTGGTGGATTGGTATCTGATCCTGTATCGGCTATTTCACTTGCAGTAGCACTAATGTTCGGTACAGCCGGTTTACCACATATCTTAATGAGATTTTTTACGGTTGCAGATGCAAAAGAAGCTCGTAAATCAGTTTTTTATGCAACAGGTTTTATAGGTTATTTTTATATCCTTACTTTTATAATCGGTTTTGGTGCTATCGTTATGGTATTTACAAATCCTGAATATTTAGACGTAGCTAAACAAGCTGTAAGCGGTGGTTCTCCGATTCTTGGTGGAAACAATATGGCAGCGATTCACTTATCACACGCTGTTGGTGGTGACTTCTTCTTAGGTTTCATCTCTGCGGTTGCTTTTGCTACTATTTTAGCGGTTGTTTCAGGTCTTACACTTGCAGGTGCATCTGCAATTTCGCATGACCTTTACGCATCAGTGTTTAAAAAAGGTGAAGTTGATTCAATGAAAGAGATGCAAGTATCTAAAATGGCAACAATCGGACTTGGTATCGTAGCTATTATTATGGGTATTGCATTTGAGAAACAAAACATTGCATTCGTTGTTGGTTTAGCATTTGCTATTGCGGCATCAGCTAACTTCCCTGTACTTATGTTAAGTATGTATTGGAAAAAATTAACTACTCGCGGTGCGGTAATTGGTGGATCTATGGGTCTTGCTACTGCAGTACTTTTAGTTATACTTGGTCCGATTGTTTGGGTACAAATTTTAGGAAATGCAGAAGCAATTTTCCCATATAAATATCCTGCATTGTTCTCGGTAACTGTTTCATTTGTTGCAATCTGGTTCTTCTCTATTACAGATAATTCTCAAAATGCAAAAGATGAGCAAGAGGCTTTTGAAGCTCAGTATGTAAGAGCTCAAACCGGTATCGGTGCCGAAGGTGCATCTGAACACTAGTTTATAGATGGGTATATCCCATCTATCATTTTTTTAACTATTGGAGAACTTTTGTGAGTCTACTCGACCAAAGAAAACTTATTAAATCTATACACCCCTTTGACCTCTTAGGAGAAAAGGATCTAGATAATCTCATGGGCAAAATTGATATAGCCTACTATACAAAAGACACACTTCTAATCTCTAAAAACCTCCCCTCTATTGCATTTTACATAATTATTAAAGGTTCCGTTACGGAATATATCGATGATGAAATTCATAATGTATATTCATCAGGTGACAGCTTTGATGCGGATGCTTTGATATATGAAAAAACTGAAGGCAAGTTTTTAGTCGAAGAGGATTTAATATGTTATGAGATTAAAAAAGAAGACTTTTTAGACCTTATGCAGGATAAACGTGTACAAGGTTATTTCTTACAAGATTTCGTATCTCGTCATCAAAACCTAAAATATCACGATACTCAAAGTGAACTCACACCTTTTTTAATGGCAAGAGTAAGGGATATTTACCTTCATGAAGCTTGTATGGTAAATGAAGACAGCTCCATTTTAGATTCTTTAAAAATGCAAAGTAAGCTTAAAGCAAAAGTTATCATTGTTAAAAAAGATGACAACTATGAAATAGTAACCGATACGGATTTGAAAGAGAAAGTTCTTTTATCGGGTTTAGATGTAAATGAAAATATATCTAAAATATCTACTTCGGGGATAATCTCAATAGACGTAAATGATTTTTTATTTAATGCACTTTTAATTATGACTCATAACGAAATTAAAAGACTTGTAGTAACCGATGAAGATAAAATTATCGGAGTTTTGGAACAACTTGATTTGTTGTCGTACTTTGCAAATCATTCACATCTTATTGCCGTTCAGATAGATAAAGCCCAAAGCGTAGAAGACTTAAAAGATATCCAAGAAGATTTAAACAACGTAATTAGAATTTTAAAAACTAAAGGCGTAAAAACGAGATATATAACAAAACTCGTATCTAGTCTAAATATAAAAATCTATAAAAAACTCTTTTCTATGGTTATGCCAGAAGAACTAAAAGATGAATGTTGTTTAGTCGTACTCGGAAGTGAGGGTAGAGGCGAGCAGATAATCAAAACCGACCAAGATAATGCACTTATAATCAAAGACGGACTTGATGTAGAGTTGTTTAAAGAACCGATGTTAAAGTTAAATTCTTATCTGCTTGATTTAGGTTTTCCCGTGTGTCCGGGAAATGTAATGGTTTCAAATGAGTTTTGGAGAAGGGATGTAAGTGGATACAAAACACTTATAAAAACTTTGGCAAATTCTATGGATGAGTCAAAACTTCAAACATTAAGTATTATACTTGATGCAAAAGCTGCTGCCGGTAACGAAGCATTGTTAGAAGATGTAATGAATTACTTACACACAAATTTTCACTCCCGTGACGATGTTTTAGCCCATATGGCAAAAGCTGTTTTAAGTTTTGAAACGCCGCTTTCTTTGTTTAGCTCATTTGTAACCGAAAAAACACATAATAATAAATTAGATATTAAAAAAGGGGGAATATTTGCTTTAGTTCACGGTATTAGAACACTCTCGCTTCAATATGAGGTAAGTGTTACAAATACGGTTGAACGTATAAAAGAGTTGAATAATAAAGGTGTAATAGATAAAAATTTTGCTACGGAGTTAATAGAGAGTTTTGATACGCTTATAGCGATAAGACTAGATGCACAAAGTAACGATAGAGATGAAAACTATGTCAATCCCGTAAATCTAGAAAAAAATCAAAGAGATCTGTTAAAAGATAGTTTTAAAATAGTAAATAAATTCAAAAAATTTACGAGTTTTCATTTTCACTTAAATATGGTTGTGTAATGTTTGATAACTTTTTTCGTGAACTTTCTAAAAAAAGAGATTTTAAACGTCTAAAAGATAAAAAATATGAGTTTCTTTTTGAAGAAGACAATAGCGGAGAATATGTTGTTTTTGATACTGAAACTACAGGACTTAATCCTAAAAAGGATGATATCCTCTCAATCGGTGCCGTAAAGATTAAAGACAATAAAATTCTTACATCCCAAACTTTTGAGATGTTTGTACAAAACTATTGTGATATAAGCAGTGAAAGCAAGAAAATTCACGGGATAAGAGAGGTTGATTTGATAAATGCCCAAACAACTCTTGAAGTTATCCCTAAATTTTTAGAGTTTATAGGTTCTCGTCCCTTAGTCGGGTATTACTTGGAGTTTGATGTAGCTATGATCAATAAGTATGTAAAACCCATGCTTGGAATTAAACTTCCCAATAAACAGATAGAGGTTTCAGAAATCTATTATAATCAAAAAATAGAGTTCATTCCTCAAGGAAATATTGATTTGAAGTTTGATACAATACTACAAAATTGTGGCATCCCGAATATGGGTGCCCATAATGCTGTTAACGATGCAATAATGACAGCGATGATATATTTAAAATTAATAAAAGGAAATAATAATGTCAGATAAAAAACCGGTTTTTAAACCAAATAAAGAGTTTGCAAAAAATGCAGCAATTAAGAATATGTGTGAATACCATGAACTTCAAGATAAAGCTATGGAAGATTATGAAGGTTTTTGGGGAGATGCGGCAAAAGAAAAAATAGACTGGATTGAACCTTTTACTAATGTTTTAGATGAGAGTAACGCTCCTTTTGTAAAATGGTTTGACGGCGGTAAATTAAATGTTGCACAGCAATGTATTGACAGACATTTAGAGACTCGTAAAAACAAAGCAGCTATCATTTT
The genomic region above belongs to Sulfurimonas lithotrophica and contains:
- a CDS encoding OprD family outer membrane porin; the protein is MKRIVLSAMTLGLLSSVNVQAAEDLSTMFSEGKASGQIRAFSISRSVEDTRISKQDYTRDANAIGGHLKFETADFKGLSFGTAFYTTNGLFNDSDKTNYNKVDPTLLGPDNEAYSILGEAYVQYKIGNTVFKMGRQKLNTPLAGSDDARMLPNLFEAYLMINSDIPNTTLIAGHVTKFAQGTFGRAYNGGILATTAGYSAVDSRDKVGDFENMGGYAVGKNTDGVSVVAASYKNGAIKAQVWDYYAHDILNAIYADASVSWTCLLSDAVKPFAAVQVINENGVGDKLVKNIAGNGDIDSLYYAAKFGANVGNFTAYVAYSEQSDTNNPNEIVNSATITPWGGMPAFTQGMVTRHMFLAGTKATKLAASYNFKDLGLKAVGYYATFDMDNNNGYTEDDASEIGFDFIYNMKAVKGLQLRLRGNFADDFYAKKTDANPTLNGAVSWSEYRFIANYNF
- a CDS encoding DUF485 domain-containing protein: MEKELVEKIKANPDYQKLVQTRNGFAVKLTIAMLVVYFAFILTIAFDPAVLGAPLGADTVTTIGIPIGIAIIVFAFILTGIYTKRANSEFDDLANAVKKSVGED
- a CDS encoding cation acetate symporter; protein product: MFNRIFLFLILGAVAVMAGGAIEGEIAKQELNLSAIIMFLLFVGGTLGITYWAAKRTKSAKDFYTAGGGITGFQNGMAIAGDYMSAASFLGISGLVYLKGYDGLIYSIGFLVGWPIILFLIAEPLRNLGKYTFADVASYRLRQTPIRTLAASGSIATVILYLIAQMVGSGKLIQLLFGLEYEIAVILVGVLMVLYVTFGGMLATTWVQIIKAFLLLSGATFMAVAVMAHYDFNFGSLFAKAVEMKGVEVMSPGGLVSDPVSAISLAVALMFGTAGLPHILMRFFTVADAKEARKSVFYATGFIGYFYILTFIIGFGAIVMVFTNPEYLDVAKQAVSGGSPILGGNNMAAIHLSHAVGGDFFLGFISAVAFATILAVVSGLTLAGASAISHDLYASVFKKGEVDSMKEMQVSKMATIGLGIVAIIMGIAFEKQNIAFVVGLAFAIAASANFPVLMLSMYWKKLTTRGAVIGGSMGLATAVLLVILGPIVWVQILGNAEAIFPYKYPALFSVTVSFVAIWFFSITDNSQNAKDEQEAFEAQYVRAQTGIGAEGASEH
- a CDS encoding putative nucleotidyltransferase substrate binding domain-containing protein, with translation MGKIDIAYYTKDTLLISKNLPSIAFYIIIKGSVTEYIDDEIHNVYSSGDSFDADALIYEKTEGKFLVEEDLICYEIKKEDFLDLMQDKRVQGYFLQDFVSRHQNLKYHDTQSELTPFLMARVRDIYLHEACMVNEDSSILDSLKMQSKLKAKVIIVKKDDNYEIVTDTDLKEKVLLSGLDVNENISKISTSGIISIDVNDFLFNALLIMTHNEIKRLVVTDEDKIIGVLEQLDLLSYFANHSHLIAVQIDKAQSVEDLKDIQEDLNNVIRILKTKGVKTRYITKLVSSLNIKIYKKLFSMVMPEELKDECCLVVLGSEGRGEQIIKTDQDNALIIKDGLDVELFKEPMLKLNSYLLDLGFPVCPGNVMVSNEFWRRDVSGYKTLIKTLANSMDESKLQTLSIILDAKAAAGNEALLEDVMNYLHTNFHSRDDVLAHMAKAVLSFETPLSLFSSFVTEKTHNNKLDIKKGGIFALVHGIRTLSLQYEVSVTNTVERIKELNNKGVIDKNFATELIESFDTLIAIRLDAQSNDRDENYVNPVNLEKNQRDLLKDSFKIVNKFKKFTSFHFHLNMVV
- a CDS encoding 3'-5' exonuclease, whose translation is MFDNFFRELSKKRDFKRLKDKKYEFLFEEDNSGEYVVFDTETTGLNPKKDDILSIGAVKIKDNKILTSQTFEMFVQNYCDISSESKKIHGIREVDLINAQTTLEVIPKFLEFIGSRPLVGYYLEFDVAMINKYVKPMLGIKLPNKQIEVSEIYYNQKIEFIPQGNIDLKFDTILQNCGIPNMGAHNAVNDAIMTAMIYLKLIKGNNNVR